In Populus trichocarpa isolate Nisqually-1 chromosome 7, P.trichocarpa_v4.1, whole genome shotgun sequence, the following proteins share a genomic window:
- the LOC7491747 gene encoding RHOMBOID-like protein 13, which produces MGRPLFYEIVEKPATSCIIGICSAIWFYIQKRNFGYSHVGLSYENAIEGHHWRIITSAFSHISVIHLVFNMSALWSLGVVEQLGHIGLGVAYYLHHTLVLVVLSGALVLGMYHLLIQRFKIEYFRSVTAVGYSCVVFGWMTILSVKQPSSKLDLFGFLSLPISFAPFESLIFTSIIVPQASFLGHLSGIVVGYAIAWGLIHGMNNYWAISMLGWIVLVFVVSLKRSGAYDFDFLEIESVTDPSLPSVRFLGSGRTLQESSLPVEGVEIV; this is translated from the coding sequence ATGGGGAGACCATTGTTTTATGAGATTGTGGAAAAGCCTGCTACAAGCTGTATAATAGGAATATGTAGTGCTATATGGTTTTATATACAGAAGAGAAATTTTGGGTACTCTCATGTGGGATTAAGTTATGAAAATGCCATCGAAGGGCACCATTGGAGGATAATAACTTCAGCTTTTTCACATATTAGTGTTATTCATCTTGTTTTCAATATGAGTGCGCTTTGGAGTCTAGGGGTTGTGGAACAGTTGGGGCACATTGGCCTTGGTGTGGCTTATTATCTTCACCATACACTTGTGTTGGTTGTTTTATCTGGGGCACTAGTACTGGGGATGTACCATTTATTGATACAAAGATTTAAGATAGAGTATTTTCGGAGTGTGACGGCTGTTGGGTATTCATGTGTTGTATTTGGGTGGATGACAATTCTTTCTGTGAAGCAACCATCCTCAAAGTTGGAtctttttggatttctttcgCTTCCTATCAGTTTTGCTCCTTTCGAGTCATTGATTTTTACATCAATTATTGTTCCACAAGCGAGTTTTCTTGGCCATTTATCAGGAATTGTTGTTGGATATGCTATTGCATGGGGTTTGATACATGGGATGAACAATTACTGGGCAATATCAATGCTTGGATGGATTGTGCTTGTTTTTGTGGTCAGTTTGAAGCGGTCGGGTGcctatgattttgattttcttgagattgaatCTGTTACGGATCCTTCACTGCCTTCTGTGCGGTTTCTTGGAAGTGGTAGAACCTTGCAGGAGAGTTCACTGCCAGTTGAAGGTGTTGAAATTGTTTAA
- the LOC7491750 gene encoding uncharacterized protein LOC7491750 — MYNNVGPQPGVPRPPTNPQPTPFGNAFYGAGSGLIKGGLGAYGEKILGSSSEYVQSNISRYFSDPQYYFQVNDHYVRNKLKVVLFPFLHRGHWTRITEPVGGRLSYKPPIYDINAPDLYIPFMAFGTYVVLAGLSLGLNGKFSPEALNWLFVKGLLGWFMQVALLKIILLSLGSGEAPLLDMVAYAGYTFTGMCFAVLGKILPGYSYYILMPCTCLCMGIFLVKTMKRVLFAEVRSVDSSRHHYLLLLIGLVQFPLFAWLGNVSVNWFL, encoded by the exons ATGTATAACAATGTGGGACCTCAGCCTGGGGTGCCAAGACCTCCGACCAACCCTCAGCCCACTCCATTTGGGAATGCCTTCTATGGAGCTGGCTCGGGACTTATTAAAGGTGGACTGGGTGCATATGGAGAGAAAATTCTGGGATCGAGTTCTGAGTATGTGCAAAGCAAT ATAAGTAGATACTTCTCTGATCCACAATACTATTTCCAAGTGAATGACCACTATGTGAGGAACAAATTGAAGGTTGTTCTGTTTCCTTTCCTGCACAGG GGACATTGGACAAGGATAACTGAGCCAGTAGGGGGCAGGCTTTCCTATAAACCCCCAATCTATGATATAAATGCACCAGACCTGTACATTCCGTTCATGGCATTTGGTACCTATGTTGTTCTTGCTGGCTTGTCATTGGGACTTAATGGAAA gttTAGCCCAGAAGCTCTCAATTGGCTGTTTGTCAAGGGATTGCTTGGCTGGTTTATGCAGGTTGCATTACTCAAAATAATACTCCTTTCATTGGGTAGTGGGGAGGCACCCTTGTTAGACATGGTTGCATATGCTGGGTATACTTTCACAGGCATGTGTTTTGCTGTACTTGGAAAGATCTTACCTGGATACTCTTACTACATTTTGATGCCATGTACCTGCCTATGTATGGGAATTTTCTTGGTGAAGACAATGAAGAGAGTACTCTTTGCAGAGGTGAGGAGCGTTGATTCGAGCCGGCACCATTATCTCTTGCTCCTCATTGGTTTGGTTCAGTTCCCACTTTTTGCATGGCTTGGCAATGTTAGTGTTAATTGGTTTCTCTAA
- the LOC7491746 gene encoding protein ENHANCED DISEASE RESISTANCE 2-like isoform X2 yields MAIPGDSEHQWIERVKSEGAVPLLDPYNCSNGWASPPGECFMVRGPKYVTTKVKIPGGESLLKPLGFDWIKGSTKITEVLKNRKSRVRKVIDEAFPNGDKPFVWAFNLQVPGKENYSAVAYFVGTEPIPEGSLMDQFLKGDDGFRNSRLKLIANIVKGPWIVRKAVGEQAVCIIGRTLSCKYCFDEHFLEVDVDIGSSMVASAIVHLAFGYISMLTVDLAFVIEGQSESELPEQLLGALRFSDLNPACASLYEPSPLGSTDNLQSSLPTRLWKSIGQGFSQLLHPVPGAQENGSTFDTAHVNGTSELKEGCEDSKK; encoded by the exons ATGGCTATCCCTGGTGATAGTGAGCATCAATGGATAGAGAGGGTAAAATCAGAGGGAGCTGTTCCACTACTTGATCCATATAATTGTTCAAATGGCTGGGCGTCTCCACCTGGAGAATGTTTCATGGTAAGAGGTCCAAAGTATGTGACAACTAAGGTTAAAATCCCTGGTGGTGAATCTCTTTTAAAGCCTCTTGGATTTGACTGGATCAAAGGTTCTACAAAGATTACAGAGGTTCTAAAGAATCGTAAAAGCCGTGTAAGGAAGGTTATTGATGAAGCTTTTCCAAATGGTGATAAGCCTTTTGTTTGGGCGTTTAATCTACAAGTTCCCGGTAAGGAAAACTATAGTGCTGTGGCTTATTTCGTAGGCACAGAACCAATTCCAGAGGGATCTTTAATGGACCAGTTCTTGAAAGGTGATGACGGGTTTAGAAACTCAAGGCTTAAACTGATTGCCAACATTGTCAAAGGTCCCTGGATAGTAAGAAAGGCAGTTGGAGAGCAGGCTGTGTGCATAATTGGGCGTACCCTTTCCTGCAAGTACTGTTTCGATGAACATTTTTTGGAAGTTGATGTGGATATTGGATCTTCAATGGTTGCAAGTGCAATAGTTCATTTGGCATTTGGTTACATCTCAATGTTGACTGTTGACCTAGCTTTTGTCATTGAGGGTCAAAGCGAGTCAGAGCTTCCAGAACAACTCTTAGGTGCCTTGAGATTTTCCGACTTAAATCCTGCTTGTGCTTCCTTATATGAGCCGTCACCTCTTGGAAGCACTGATAATTTGCAGTCTTCATTGCCGACACGCTTATGGAAGTCAATTGGCCAGGGATTTTCTCAGCTCCTTCATCCCGTACCAGGTGCCCAAGAAAATGGTTCTACCTTTGACACAGCCCATGTTAATGGAACTTCTGAGCTAAAAGAGGGCTGTGAAGACTCAAAGAAATG A
- the LOC112328214 gene encoding B-box zinc finger protein 24 produces the protein MKIQCDVCEKAPATVICCADEAALCEKCDIEVHAANKLASKHQRLLLQCLSNKLPPCDICQEKAAFIFCVEDRALFCRDCDEPIHSAGSLSANHQRFLATGIRVALSSSCSKDTQKSSLEPPNQSEQQTSKLPWQHASSFGSSWAVDDFLQFSDIEESTDKKEQLGLGEFDWLADMGLFSEQLPQEALAAAEVPQLPISPPTNVNAYRPPKFSMSHKKPRIEIDDDEYFTVPDLG, from the exons atgaaaattcaGTGTGATGTGTGTGAGAAAGCACCAGCCACAGTGATTTGTTGTGCTGATGAGGCTGCCCTTTGTGAAAAATGTGACATAGAAGTTCATGCAGCAAACAAGCTTGCTAGCAAACACCAAAGACTTCTTCTCCAGTGCCTCTCCAACAAGCTGCCTCCATGCGATATATGCCAA gaaaagGCTGCTTTCATTTTCTGTGTTGAAGACAGAGCCCTCTTTTGCCGGGATTGTGATGAACCAATCCATTCAGCTGGTAGCCTTTCAGCAAATCACCAGCGGTTTCTGGCCACTGGAATCCGAGTGGCTTTAAGCTCTAGTTGCTCCAAGGACACTCAGAAGAGTTCTTTAGAGCCACCAAATCAGAGTGAACAACAAACTTCCAAGTTGCCTTGGCAGCATGCATCGAGTTTTGGCTCTTCTTGGGCTGTTGATGATTTTCTACAGTTCTCTGACATTGAAGAATCCACTGACAAG AAAGAGCAACTTGGGCTAGGAGAGTTTGACTGGCTAGCTGACATGGGTCTTTTCAGTGAGCAACTTCCTCAGGAGGCTTTAGCAGCAGCTGAAGTTCCTCAACTACCAATCTCACCACCAACCAATGTGAACGCATACAGACCCCCCAAATTCAGCATGTCCCATAAGAAGCCTAGGATTGAAATCGATGACGATGAGTACTTCACCGTACCTGATCTTGGCTGA